TCCTGGCGAGCAAAGGGCTGGCAATCCGGGACAATCTGGAAGACCATCGTGGTGTTCAGACTGTGTCGCCGGGCGGGGGCCGGGTGCAACATGGCTTCGGTCGAAGCGCGGTGCGATGACGCGCGGATCGTGCCAGCGACTTGACGTGCCCCGGCCTGATATCACTTAGGGAAGGAAGGACCATGGGCAAGTACTGGCTGGCCGCGGGGGCGGCTGCCCTGTCGTTGAGCGTTTCGGCGAATGCCGCCTTCGCGCAGACCACGACGGTTCCGGGTGAGCAGGTCGGCCTCGCGATCGGCGCGCCGCTGCCCGAGGGCGTCTACGCGATCAACACCTTCACCTATCGCAGCCCCGACGGCCCGAACCTCACCTCGACCGACACCGCGGTCAACATCCCGGTCCTGGTCTGGTCGACCCCGTGGAAGGTCCTCGGCGCGCGCATCGAGGCCGTGGTCGCCCCGCCGACCGTCTTCACCTTCTCTCGCGCCCCCGGCGGCCGCGACACCAGCATCAATGTCGGCACCTTCGTCGGCGGCATCTTCGCCTGGGATCTCGGCAACAACGTCGGCGTCAGCTACCTCGCCGGTGTCTACCTCAACGAACTGAATGCCGGCCGCGGCGGCGGCCTGCCGATCCTGGCCTCGAACACCTACCGCCAGGGCTTCGGCATCAGCTATACCGGCGACGGCTGGAACATCACCGCCAACCTCACCTACAACTT
This sequence is a window from Methylobacterium sp. SyP6R. Protein-coding genes within it:
- a CDS encoding transporter, whose product is MGKYWLAAGAAALSLSVSANAAFAQTTTVPGEQVGLAIGAPLPEGVYAINTFTYRSPDGPNLTSTDTAVNIPVLVWSTPWKVLGARIEAVVAPPTVFTFSRAPGGRDTSINVGTFVGGIFAWDLGNNVGVSYLAGVYLNELNAGRGGGLPILASNTYRQGFGISYTGDGWNITANLTYNFYDTPARFGGRNGIPGFYGSQFPTDALNLDLTATKKFGKFEIGAIGYGTANLPNRGPLPLGAPCNGNFASCGTVVGGGGGRFALGGLVGYDFGKFSVQAWVARDVATSARQISPVTGLATNREAYSTEGWFRVIAPLYTVAAAPEPAPVPLIRKY